The genomic stretch TGGGAAAAATAAATGGGTTGCCAAGCTCCGAATTGGCAGATTGGACAGTATCCGCACCCATCTTTGAAGAGCCCCGTGGACTCTGTGGCAAAGCGGATTTTTCACCCCTCCGGTCGGGGATGAACAGCTTACCCATTTGATTTGAAAGAGAGCCGTAAACAATGCCTGCAGACAATGATCGATTCAGCCTTGATCCCTGAACTCCGGGCGTCAGTATTTTTGTTTTAGGTAGGCCAGCCACTGCGCCGCGACTGAGATTGCCGCAGTTTCCGCCCGCGTCACCAGATCCCCCAGGGTAATTTCCTCCAAACCCTCGAACAGGGCGAACTCCGCTTCACTCCAGCCTCCTTCCGCCCCGATCAGGAAACAGGGATTCCCCGTTTTGACCGGTGACAGGTGATGCAGCCAGATATCCGGCCTGCGTTCCGAGCAGAGGATTGGAGTGTAGCCCCTGTCTCTGATGGCGTCCAAAGCCTGCTGCGGTCCCTGGGGCTGTAAAACCTCAGGCAGCCAGGGATTGTCGCATTGCTTGACCGCGGCCAGGGCTGTCTTGTGAAAACGTTGCAAAGTGTTGTCCGAGGCCTGGCGCACCGAATGTTCGGTCACCAGGGGGAAAAAGGCTGCCGCGCCGAGCTCCGTGCACTTTTCGACGATCAGCTCGTCGTGCCTGTTCCGGAGCAGGGCGAAGGCGATGGCAAAGGATGGTTGGGGCTGGGGAAAGCTCGATACGGCTGTGATCTCCAGCCGGGCCGAATGTTTGGCAACTTCCAGCAACTGGGCCTCGGACAGCGTGCCCCGGCCTGAATTCAGCAACAGGGGATCCTGCAAGCGGCGATGGGCGACCCGCGCCAGATGGTGGAATTCATCCCCTTCCAAGGTGGCCGTGTCCCCCACCCTGAGCAGTTCAGAACCGGGCAGATAGATGGAAGGCATCCGGACCTTGTTAGGTGAAAAATCCTTTGAGTTTATCCCGGAAACTCTTGCCGGGCTTGAGTTCGCGCTTCTTCTCGAATTCCCGCAGCCGGTTGTAAAGCTCGGTTTCTTCGCGCGAGACCTTGGTTGGCGTGACCACGTTGGCCCGCACGATCAGGTCGCCCCGGGAATAGGTGTTCAAACCCTGGATGCCTTGTCCTTTCAGGCGAAACAGCCTACCGCTCTGAGTCCCGGCGGGGATCTTCATCTTGGCCGAGCCGGTGAGGGTGGGCACCACGATCTCGTCGCCCAATACGGCTTGCGAAATATGGAT from Candidatus Syntrophosphaera sp. encodes the following:
- a CDS encoding 16S rRNA (uracil(1498)-N(3))-methyltransferase — translated: MPSIYLPGSELLRVGDTATLEGDEFHHLARVAHRRLQDPLLLNSGRGTLSEAQLLEVAKHSARLEITAVSSFPQPQPSFAIAFALLRNRHDELIVEKCTELGAAAFFPLVTEHSVRQASDNTLQRFHKTALAAVKQCDNPWLPEVLQPQGPQQALDAIRDRGYTPILCSERRPDIWLHHLSPVKTGNPCFLIGAEGGWSEAEFALFEGLEEITLGDLVTRAETAAISVAAQWLAYLKQKY